The proteins below are encoded in one region of Actinomycetota bacterium:
- the bioB gene encoding biotin synthase BioB translates to MSDVLAVARQQVLEQGIGLSEAQVLEVLLLPDDRLPELLALAHEVRMAHCGPEVEVEGIVSVKTGGCPEDCHFCSQSGLFSSPVRAAWLDIPALVQAAKETAATGATEFCIVAAVRGPDERLMTQLREGVAAIHAAVDIQVAASVGMLTQQQVDDLVQMGVHRYNHNLETARSYFPNVVSTHTWEERWETLRMVGEAGMEVCCGGLVGMGESIEQRAEFAAQLAALEPDEVPLNFLNPRPGTPFGDRDVMPAADALRTIAAFRLAMPRTILRYAGGRELTLGDLGTRDGLLGGINAVIVGNYLTTLGRDPAEDLQLLDELRMPIKALSSSL, encoded by the coding sequence GTGAGCGATGTCTTGGCAGTGGCCCGCCAGCAGGTGCTTGAGCAGGGCATCGGGTTGTCCGAGGCCCAGGTCCTCGAAGTCCTGCTGTTGCCCGACGACCGGCTTCCGGAGCTGCTGGCGTTGGCGCACGAGGTCCGGATGGCGCACTGCGGGCCCGAGGTCGAGGTCGAGGGGATCGTGTCGGTGAAGACCGGCGGCTGCCCGGAGGACTGCCACTTCTGCTCCCAGTCCGGCCTGTTCTCCTCGCCGGTCCGGGCAGCCTGGCTGGACATCCCCGCGCTCGTGCAGGCGGCCAAGGAGACGGCCGCGACGGGCGCTACCGAGTTCTGCATCGTCGCCGCGGTCCGTGGTCCCGACGAACGGCTCATGACGCAACTGCGCGAAGGTGTTGCGGCCATCCACGCCGCGGTCGACATCCAGGTGGCCGCGTCGGTGGGCATGCTCACCCAGCAGCAGGTCGACGACCTGGTGCAGATGGGGGTGCATCGCTACAACCACAACCTGGAGACGGCCCGGTCGTACTTCCCGAACGTGGTGTCCACCCACACCTGGGAGGAGCGCTGGGAGACGCTGCGGATGGTCGGCGAGGCCGGTATGGAGGTGTGCTGCGGCGGGCTGGTCGGGATGGGCGAGTCGATCGAGCAGCGCGCGGAGTTCGCGGCCCAACTCGCCGCCCTGGAACCGGACGAGGTCCCGCTCAACTTCCTGAACCCCCGGCCGGGTACGCCGTTCGGTGACCGCGACGTCATGCCGGCCGCCGATGCGTTGCGGACGATCGCGGCGTTCCGGCTGGCGATGCCGCGCACGATCCTGCGGTACGCCGGCGGCCGAGAACTCACCCTCGGCGACCTCGGCACCCGCGACGGCCTGCTGGGCGGCATCAATGCGGTCATCGTCGGGAACTACCTGACGACCCTGGGCCGCGACCCCGCCGAGGACCTGCAGTTGCTGGACGAGTTGCGGATGCCCATCAAGGCGCTGTCGAGTTCGTTGTGA
- the bioD gene encoding ATP-dependent dethiobiotin synthetase BioD, whose amino-acid sequence MLPSTFGARWGVATAVDRARRPHRRRRGASSGRAARRRSRRRVAAVSVLVVTGTGTGVGKTVTTAAVAALAAARGASVAVVKPGQTGVRPGEPGDVDEVRRLSGVMDLHEYGRFPDPLAPAAAARLSGLPPVDLGAAAGRIGALAADRDLVVVEGAGGLLVRYDAAGATIADLAAALDAAVLVVVAAGLGTLNHTALTLEAMAHRGLQLAGVVIGTWPAEPGLDDRSNLADLELLAARPLAGALPARAGELDRAGFCHVARAGLGPSLGGSFDAAAFRRTEDVRISGSV is encoded by the coding sequence CTGCTTCCGTCCACCTTCGGTGCCCGGTGGGGTGTCGCGACTGCGGTTGACCGCGCGCGCCGACCTCACCGACGCCGACGTGGAGCGAGCAGCGGCCGCGCTGCGCGCCGCCGCAGCCGTCGTAGGGTCGCGGCCGTGAGCGTCCTGGTCGTCACCGGTACCGGGACCGGGGTCGGCAAGACGGTGACGACCGCGGCGGTCGCGGCGCTCGCGGCGGCTCGCGGCGCGTCGGTGGCGGTGGTCAAGCCCGGGCAGACCGGCGTACGACCCGGTGAGCCCGGCGACGTGGACGAGGTACGGCGGTTGAGCGGGGTCATGGATCTCCACGAGTACGGCCGCTTCCCCGACCCGCTGGCACCGGCCGCCGCGGCACGGCTGTCCGGCCTGCCCCCGGTCGACCTGGGCGCAGCCGCCGGCCGCATCGGCGCGCTGGCGGCCGACCGGGACCTGGTCGTGGTGGAGGGCGCGGGCGGACTGTTGGTGCGGTACGACGCCGCGGGCGCCACGATCGCCGACCTGGCGGCAGCGCTGGACGCCGCGGTGCTGGTGGTGGTCGCGGCCGGCCTGGGCACGCTGAACCACACCGCCCTGACGTTGGAGGCGATGGCCCACCGCGGGCTCCAGCTGGCCGGGGTCGTGATCGGTACGTGGCCGGCCGAGCCCGGGCTGGACGACCGCAGCAACCTCGCCGATCTCGAGCTGCTCGCCGCCCGGCCGCTGGCCGGCGCGCTGCCGGCTCGGGCCGGTGAGCTCGATCGGGCGGGGTTCTGCCACGTCGCCCGCGCCGGTCTGGGACCCTCGCTCGGCGGCAGTTTCGACGCGGCGGCGTTCCGCCGTACCGAAGACGTCCGGATCAGCGGGTCGGTATGA
- the bioA gene encoding adenosylmethionine--8-amino-7-oxononanoate transaminase, with the protein MTDAQLTARTRDLVARDLAHLWHPFTAHSAWASDDPLVIDRAEGMYLWDSDGRRYLDGVSSLWVTVHGHRVPEIDAAVRAQLDRLDHSTFLGLTHEPGIVLAEALLAGAPAGLTRVFYAGDGAAAVEAALKMAYQSKAQRGQQRPLYVHVAEGYHGDTLGAVSVGGMELFHETYRPIMLESRMVSCPGLVAAGQPRAERAAAVLAELASLLEREGDRVCAVIVEPLVQAAAGMLTHDGAFLVGVRELCDRHDVLMIVDEVATGVGRTGRMWAVDHVGVAPDLLVCGKGITGGYLPLSAVLATEAVYEAFLGPPSAGRTFFHGHTYTANPLCCAAAIANLGLLVERGTVAHAARVGERIGELTAGLATYDGVTEIRRLGTMTGIEVASVTDRTGMAVCRKARELGVILRPLGDVVVLMPPLAIDDAQLDELVQVADAAIRAVVQ; encoded by the coding sequence GTGACCGACGCCCAGCTGACCGCGCGGACCCGGGACCTGGTGGCCCGCGATCTGGCCCACCTGTGGCACCCGTTCACCGCGCACTCGGCGTGGGCCAGTGACGACCCGCTGGTCATCGACCGTGCCGAGGGCATGTACCTGTGGGACAGCGACGGCCGCCGCTACCTCGACGGGGTGTCCTCGTTGTGGGTGACGGTCCACGGCCACCGGGTGCCGGAGATCGACGCCGCCGTACGCGCCCAGCTCGACCGGCTCGACCACTCGACCTTCCTGGGTCTCACCCACGAGCCCGGCATCGTCTTGGCGGAGGCGCTGCTGGCCGGCGCCCCGGCCGGGCTGACGCGGGTGTTCTACGCCGGGGACGGGGCAGCCGCGGTCGAAGCGGCGCTGAAGATGGCGTACCAGTCGAAGGCGCAGCGGGGACAGCAGCGACCGCTGTACGTCCACGTGGCGGAGGGCTACCACGGCGACACCCTCGGCGCGGTCAGCGTCGGGGGGATGGAGCTGTTCCACGAGACCTACCGGCCGATCATGCTGGAGAGCCGGATGGTCTCCTGCCCGGGCCTGGTCGCCGCCGGCCAGCCCCGCGCCGAGCGGGCCGCGGCCGTGCTGGCCGAACTCGCGTCACTCCTGGAACGGGAGGGTGACCGCGTCTGCGCGGTCATCGTCGAGCCGCTGGTGCAGGCCGCGGCGGGCATGCTCACCCACGACGGAGCGTTCCTGGTCGGGGTCCGCGAGCTGTGCGACCGGCACGACGTGCTCATGATCGTCGACGAGGTGGCCACCGGGGTCGGCCGCACCGGCCGGATGTGGGCGGTGGACCACGTCGGCGTCGCGCCCGATCTGCTGGTGTGCGGCAAGGGAATCACCGGGGGGTACCTGCCGCTGTCGGCGGTGCTGGCGACCGAGGCGGTGTACGAGGCATTCCTCGGCCCCCCGTCGGCCGGCCGTACGTTCTTCCACGGGCACACCTACACCGCGAACCCGTTGTGCTGCGCCGCAGCGATCGCCAACCTCGGGCTGCTCGTCGAACGCGGGACCGTCGCCCACGCCGCCCGGGTGGGCGAGCGGATCGGGGAACTCACCGCCGGACTGGCCACCTACGACGGCGTCACCGAGATCCGCCGGCTCGGCACGATGACCGGCATCGAGGTCGCCTCGGTGACCGACCGGACCGGGATGGCGGTGTGCCGCAAGGCTCGCGAGCTCGGCGTCATCCTCCGGCCACTCGGTGACGTCGTCGTGCTCATGCCGCCGCTGGCGATCGACGATGCCCAACTCGACGAGCTCGTCCAGGTCGCCGACGCTGCCATCCGGGCCGTCGTGCAGTGA
- a CDS encoding cytochrome P450, with product MTSGSSLAHAECAVNGCHRWARSRATRSRVRAVSWASVTAGILPVPSPWPPPWAGRAESQAVPDLVLDAADPGFAADPHPVYDRLRRTGPVQQVRFANGSTGWLVTSYDEARQALTHPDLSNTLRPGTATSGARAVLERHMLTSDAPEHTRLRRLVTDAFSPRRIAALTPVVRDVTDGLVRQLLASGPGPLDLVSQFAFPLPVTVIFEVLGVPLADRDDLRSWTYTVASPNGPAGDAPTQAAWAHMLRYFADLIAAKRAQPTDDLFSDLVVAEDDGGRLTEAELLGMAFLLLFAGYETTMNLIGSTALALLSDPALRDQLRAEPARRDAAVEELLRHASPIEGALWRRALRDATVGDVTVPAGDTVLVLLAAANRDPGRFDRPHTLDFDRPASAHLAFGYGAHYCVGAHLARLEARIALGALLDDVPTLQLAADPADIPWRPGLLVRGPARLPVTI from the coding sequence ATGACCAGCGGGTCGTCACTGGCCCACGCCGAGTGCGCGGTGAACGGGTGCCACAGGTGGGCCAGATCGCGGGCCACCAGGTCCCGGGTCCGCGCGGTCAGCTGGGCGTCGGTCACGGCCGGAATCCTCCCAGTGCCGAGTCCGTGGCCGCCGCCCTGGGCCGGTCGGGCAGAATCACAGGCCGTGCCCGACCTCGTCCTGGACGCCGCCGATCCCGGTTTCGCGGCCGATCCACACCCGGTCTACGACCGGCTGCGACGGACCGGGCCGGTGCAGCAGGTCCGGTTCGCCAACGGGTCCACCGGCTGGCTGGTGACGTCGTACGACGAGGCGCGGCAGGCGCTCACCCACCCGGATCTGTCCAACACGCTGCGACCGGGGACCGCGACGTCCGGTGCCCGAGCCGTGCTGGAACGCCACATGCTGACCTCCGACGCCCCTGAACACACCCGGCTGCGGCGACTGGTCACCGACGCCTTCAGCCCGCGCCGCATCGCCGCGCTGACGCCCGTGGTGCGCGACGTCACCGACGGGCTGGTCCGCCAGCTGCTCGCATCAGGACCGGGCCCGCTGGACCTGGTGTCCCAGTTCGCTTTTCCACTGCCGGTCACCGTGATCTTCGAGGTCCTCGGCGTCCCGTTGGCCGATCGGGACGACCTGCGCTCGTGGACCTACACGGTCGCGTCGCCGAACGGGCCGGCCGGTGACGCACCGACTCAGGCCGCGTGGGCGCACATGCTGCGGTACTTCGCCGACCTGATCGCCGCGAAACGCGCCCAGCCCACCGACGACCTGTTCAGCGACCTCGTCGTCGCCGAGGACGACGGCGGCCGGCTGACCGAGGCCGAACTGCTCGGTATGGCGTTCCTGCTGCTGTTCGCCGGCTACGAGACGACGATGAACCTCATCGGCAGCACCGCACTGGCCCTGCTGAGCGACCCGGCGCTTCGCGACCAGCTGCGGGCCGAGCCTGCCCGGCGCGACGCGGCGGTCGAGGAGTTGCTGCGCCACGCCAGCCCGATCGAAGGCGCCCTGTGGCGCAGGGCATTGCGCGACGCGACCGTCGGCGACGTCACGGTGCCGGCCGGCGACACCGTGCTGGTCCTGCTCGCGGCGGCCAACCGCGACCCCGGTCGCTTCGACCGGCCCCACACGCTGGACTTCGACCGGCCGGCCAGCGCCCACCTCGCGTTCGGCTACGGCGCGCACTACTGCGTGGGGGCTCATTTGGCACGACTGGAGGCGCGGATCGCCTTGGGAGCGTTGCTCGACGACGTGCCGACGCTGCAACTGGCCGCGGACCCCGCCGACATCCCGTGGCGGCCGGGTTTACTGGTACGCGGCCCGGCGCGGCTGCCGGTCACGATCTGA
- a CDS encoding CocE/NonD family hydrolase, with protein sequence MTDVRRQFRRAVRRLRNAAKPAVTVTAPPTGVVVERDVVVTMPDGVDLRVNVFRPDAGSDGDRARPGPTYPVVLSAHPYGKDNLPRRKPAWLGGGYTFAAQYHAFPQPDPISFSAWTSWEAPDPGWWVPRGYVVVNADLRGFGHSDGTAELLSEQEAADYEQLIAWAASQPWSNGRVGLLGVSYLALAQYRVAARRPPHLAAICPWEGFSDLYRDFARPGGVREDGFLPLWSRLTARAGRVEEDLRAQQAARPLWDDWWQSKTPDLTAIDVPMLVCGSFSDHDLHSRGSFEAFRRAGSADKRLFTHRGGKWSTFYSAEALAAQHAFFEDTLVAAPAAVPATPAVRLEVRSAGAVVADVRHESAFPPAGTAWRTWYLTAPGALVDIAAANEATYRFDTATGRARFVRRIAEDVELVGPVALRLYVETIDCPDIHVFAGIELWRNGIRVGFEGSYGFADDLLTHGMQKSSHRDLDPDLSATGVPVHSHRDAVLHEPGEIVPVDVALLPSATRVSAGDEIHLVVQGHWFFPVDPLRGQFPAKYEASPPGTAVLHCGGRYDAALLVPELAVPTSTPTPTSASSR encoded by the coding sequence ATGACCGACGTACGACGGCAGTTCCGGCGTGCCGTACGGCGACTGCGCAACGCCGCCAAGCCCGCGGTCACCGTGACCGCACCACCGACCGGGGTGGTCGTCGAGCGCGACGTCGTGGTCACGATGCCGGACGGGGTGGACCTGCGCGTCAACGTCTTCCGGCCCGACGCCGGCAGCGACGGCGACCGTGCCCGGCCCGGCCCGACGTATCCGGTCGTGCTGTCCGCTCACCCGTACGGCAAGGACAACCTGCCCCGGCGCAAGCCGGCCTGGCTCGGCGGCGGCTACACCTTCGCCGCGCAGTATCACGCCTTCCCGCAGCCGGATCCGATCAGCTTCTCCGCCTGGACCAGCTGGGAGGCACCGGATCCCGGCTGGTGGGTACCGCGGGGCTACGTCGTGGTCAACGCCGACCTGCGCGGGTTCGGCCACTCCGACGGTACGGCCGAGTTGCTGTCGGAGCAGGAGGCGGCCGACTACGAGCAGCTCATCGCCTGGGCCGCAAGCCAACCGTGGTCCAACGGCCGGGTCGGGCTGCTGGGCGTGTCCTACCTGGCCCTCGCGCAGTATCGCGTCGCCGCCCGCCGGCCACCGCACCTGGCGGCCATCTGCCCCTGGGAGGGTTTCAGCGACCTCTACCGCGACTTCGCTCGTCCCGGTGGTGTCCGCGAGGACGGGTTCCTGCCGCTGTGGAGCCGGTTGACGGCCCGCGCCGGCCGGGTCGAGGAGGACCTGCGAGCGCAGCAGGCCGCCCGCCCGCTGTGGGACGACTGGTGGCAGTCCAAGACGCCCGACCTGACCGCCATCGACGTCCCGATGCTGGTGTGCGGCAGCTTCTCCGACCACGATCTGCACAGCCGAGGCTCGTTCGAGGCCTTCCGCCGGGCCGGGTCGGCCGACAAGCGCCTGTTCACCCATCGCGGCGGGAAGTGGTCGACCTTCTACTCCGCCGAGGCCCTCGCCGCCCAGCACGCCTTCTTCGAGGACACCCTGGTCGCCGCTCCCGCAGCGGTGCCGGCCACTCCTGCGGTACGCCTCGAGGTCCGTTCAGCCGGCGCCGTCGTGGCCGACGTCCGGCACGAGTCCGCCTTTCCCCCGGCCGGGACGGCCTGGCGTACCTGGTATCTGACCGCACCGGGCGCGCTGGTGGACATCGCGGCCGCCAACGAGGCGACGTACCGGTTCGATACGGCGACCGGCCGTGCCCGGTTCGTCCGCCGGATCGCCGAGGACGTCGAGCTGGTAGGGCCGGTGGCGCTGCGGCTGTACGTCGAAACCATCGACTGCCCCGACATCCATGTGTTCGCCGGGATCGAGTTGTGGCGCAACGGCATCCGGGTGGGCTTCGAGGGCTCGTATGGCTTCGCCGACGATCTGCTCACCCACGGCATGCAGAAGTCCTCGCACCGCGACCTGGACCCGGACCTGTCCGCCACCGGCGTGCCGGTCCACTCCCACCGCGACGCCGTCCTGCATGAGCCCGGCGAGATCGTGCCGGTGGATGTGGCGCTACTGCCCTCGGCGACCCGCGTCAGCGCCGGCGACGAGATCCACCTGGTGGTGCAGGGCCACTGGTTCTTCCCGGTCGATCCGCTGCGCGGCCAGTTCCCGGCCAAGTACGAGGCGTCGCCGCCCGGAACGGCTGTGCTGCACTGCGGCGGCCGGTACGACGCTGCGCTGCTGGTTCCCGAACTGGCCGTGCCGACGTCGACGCCTACGCCAACGTCGGCGAGTTCACGGTAG
- a CDS encoding RES domain-containing protein — MGWTARRRSKHCGATSLPESSSWLGSGPRRWPPEVPTPAEPPTQLRGFPTTRLPLGQVLYRIVRRRDADGRVRTPWFFASSGRPDSGRFDLPVPDGTCSLSDRAYGAWLEVFGQTRIVARADAASRALFTVTRVGTRLTLADFGHERAATYGVTLDLSAGDDRPTSQRWARAIRAHGLAGIVAWIRHDPTATARNVALFGPSGARSIVRGWRSRTTDVLAATELRGQLARFGIAVLDVPYDVAIAPLP, encoded by the coding sequence CTGGGCTGGACGGCTCGACGCCGGTCGAAGCATTGCGGCGCAACGAGTCTGCCCGAGTCGTCGAGTTGGCTCGGCAGTGGGCCGCGGCGCTGGCCGCCTGAGGTGCCGACCCCGGCCGAGCCGCCCACCCAGCTGCGTGGGTTCCCGACGACGCGGCTGCCGCTGGGCCAGGTGCTCTACCGGATCGTGCGGCGTCGTGACGCCGACGGCCGGGTGCGCACGCCGTGGTTCTTCGCCAGCAGCGGGCGGCCCGACAGCGGGCGGTTCGACCTGCCGGTGCCGGACGGGACCTGCTCGCTGTCCGATCGGGCCTACGGCGCCTGGCTGGAAGTGTTCGGCCAGACCAGGATCGTGGCGCGGGCCGACGCGGCGTCGCGGGCCCTGTTCACGGTGACCCGGGTCGGCACGCGACTGACGCTGGCGGACTTCGGGCACGAACGGGCGGCGACGTACGGCGTGACCCTGGACCTGTCCGCCGGCGACGACCGGCCGACCAGTCAGCGTTGGGCGCGCGCCATCCGGGCCCATGGTCTGGCCGGCATCGTGGCCTGGATCAGGCACGATCCGACGGCGACCGCCCGCAACGTCGCGCTGTTTGGACCCTCAGGCGCGCGCAGCATCGTGCGTGGCTGGCGCTCTCGTACCACGGATGTCCTGGCCGCCACCGAGTTGCGCGGCCAACTGGCCCGGTTCGGGATCGCCGTCCTCGACGTGCCGTACGACGTGGCGATTGCGCCGCTACCGTGA